A genome region from Sceloporus undulatus isolate JIND9_A2432 ecotype Alabama chromosome 1, SceUnd_v1.1, whole genome shotgun sequence includes the following:
- the BTBD10 gene encoding BTB/POZ domain-containing protein 10 isoform X4: MVLVVGMKGHVTDADQVIDHVILHMKEREKDHSSSRPSSPRPQKTSPNGSNSSLGNSSRNSSQSSSDGSCKNTGEMVFVYENAKEGARNIRTSERVTLIVDNTRFVVDPSVFTAQPNTMLGRMFGSGREHNFTRPNEKGEYEVAEGIGSTVFRAILDYYKTGVIRCPDGISIPELREACDYLCISFDYSTIKCRDLSALMHELSNDGARKQFEFYLEEMILPLMVASAQSGERECHIVVLTDDDVVDWDEEYPPQMGEEYSQIIYSTKLYRFFKYIENRDVAKSVLKERGLKKIRLGIEGYPTYKEKVKKRPGGRPEVIYNYVQRPFIRMSWEKEEGKSRHVDFQCVKSKSITNLAAAAADIPQDQLVVMHPTPQVDELDSLPIHPPPSNSDVDPEGQNLPL, translated from the exons ATGGTGCTAGTGGTGGGCATGAAAGGTCACGTGACAGACGCAGATCAAGTGATAGATCACGTGATTCTTCACATGAAAG AGCGTGAGAAGGATCATAGCTCATCTCGGCCAAGCAGCCCTCGGCCTCAGAAAACATCTCCAAATGGTTCTAATAGTAGTCTTGGGAACAGCAGTAGAAACAGCAGCCAGTCAAGTTCAGATGGGAGTTGCAAGAATACTGGAGAAATGGTTTTTGTGTATGAAAATGCAAAAGAGGGAGCTCGGAACATACGAACCTCTGAGAGAGTAACACTTATAGTGGACAACACTCGATTTGTTGTAGATCCTTCTGTTTTTACTGCACAGCCAAATACAATGTTGGGCAG GATGTTTGGATCAGGAAGAGAGCATAATTTCACACGGCCCAATGAAAAGGGAGAGTATGAAGTGGCTGAAGGAATTGGCTCCACTGTATTTCGTGCTATTCTG GATTACTACAAGACTGGGGTGATCCGCTGTCCTGATGGAATATCTATACCTGAATTAAGGGAGGCTTGCGACTATCTCTGTATTTCTTTTGATTACAGTACTATCAAATGTAGAGACCTTA GTGCTCTTATGCATGAATTATCGAATGATGGTGCTCGGAAGCAGTTTGAATTTTACCTTGAAGAAATGATACTCCCATTGATGGTAGCCAGTGCTCAGAGTGGGGAAAGAGAGTGCCATATTGTGGTGCTCACTGATGATGATGTGGTTGATTGGGATGAAGAATATCCTCCACAGATGGGGGAGGAATATTCACAAA TTATTTATAGCACAAAATTGTATAGATTCTTCAAATACATTGAGAACAGAGATGTGGCCAAATCGGTTCTTAAGGAAAGAGGTCTCAAGAAGATTCGATTAGGTATAGAAG GTTACCCTACATACAAGGAGAAGGTTAAGAAACGGCCAGGTGGAAGGCCAGAGGTGATCTACAATTATGTCCAAAGACCTTTCATACGGATGtcatgggagaaggaggaagggaagagtcGGCATGTTGACTTCCAGTGTGTAAAAAGTAAATCTATTACCAATCTGGCAGCTGCTGCAGCAGATATTCCCCAGGACCAGCTAGTGGTGATGCATCCCACTCCCCAGGTGGATGAACTGGATAGTCTGCCCATTCATCCTCCACCCAGCAACAGTGATGTGGATCCTGAGGGACAGAACTTGCCACTCTGA
- the BTBD10 gene encoding BTB/POZ domain-containing protein 10 isoform X3, which translates to MSLHGASGGHERSRDRRRSSDRSRDSSHERLESQLTPCIRNVTSPTRQHQGEREKDHSSSRPSSPRPQKTSPNGSNSSLGNSSRNSSQSSSDGSCKNTGEMVFVYENAKEGARNIRTSERVTLIVDNTRFVVDPSVFTAQPNTMLGRMFGSGREHNFTRPNEKGEYEVAEGIGSTVFRAILDYYKTGVIRCPDGISIPELREACDYLCISFDYSTIKCRDLSALMHELSNDGARKQFEFYLEEMILPLMVASAQSGERECHIVVLTDDDVVDWDEEYPPQMGEEYSQIIYSTKLYRFFKYIENRDVAKSVLKERGLKKIRLGIEGYPTYKEKVKKRPGGRPEVIYNYVQRPFIRMSWEKEEGKSRHVDFQCVKSKSITNLAAAAADIPQDQLVVMHPTPQVDELDSLPIHPPPSNSDVDPEGQNLPL; encoded by the exons ATGAGTCTCCATGGTGCTAGTGGTGGGCATGAAAGGTCACGTGACAGACGCAGATCAAGTGATAGATCACGTGATTCTTCACATGAAAGGTTAGAATCTCAGCTCACACCATGTATCAGAAATGTTACTTCCCCAACAAGACAACATCAAGGAG AGCGTGAGAAGGATCATAGCTCATCTCGGCCAAGCAGCCCTCGGCCTCAGAAAACATCTCCAAATGGTTCTAATAGTAGTCTTGGGAACAGCAGTAGAAACAGCAGCCAGTCAAGTTCAGATGGGAGTTGCAAGAATACTGGAGAAATGGTTTTTGTGTATGAAAATGCAAAAGAGGGAGCTCGGAACATACGAACCTCTGAGAGAGTAACACTTATAGTGGACAACACTCGATTTGTTGTAGATCCTTCTGTTTTTACTGCACAGCCAAATACAATGTTGGGCAG GATGTTTGGATCAGGAAGAGAGCATAATTTCACACGGCCCAATGAAAAGGGAGAGTATGAAGTGGCTGAAGGAATTGGCTCCACTGTATTTCGTGCTATTCTG GATTACTACAAGACTGGGGTGATCCGCTGTCCTGATGGAATATCTATACCTGAATTAAGGGAGGCTTGCGACTATCTCTGTATTTCTTTTGATTACAGTACTATCAAATGTAGAGACCTTA GTGCTCTTATGCATGAATTATCGAATGATGGTGCTCGGAAGCAGTTTGAATTTTACCTTGAAGAAATGATACTCCCATTGATGGTAGCCAGTGCTCAGAGTGGGGAAAGAGAGTGCCATATTGTGGTGCTCACTGATGATGATGTGGTTGATTGGGATGAAGAATATCCTCCACAGATGGGGGAGGAATATTCACAAA TTATTTATAGCACAAAATTGTATAGATTCTTCAAATACATTGAGAACAGAGATGTGGCCAAATCGGTTCTTAAGGAAAGAGGTCTCAAGAAGATTCGATTAGGTATAGAAG GTTACCCTACATACAAGGAGAAGGTTAAGAAACGGCCAGGTGGAAGGCCAGAGGTGATCTACAATTATGTCCAAAGACCTTTCATACGGATGtcatgggagaaggaggaagggaagagtcGGCATGTTGACTTCCAGTGTGTAAAAAGTAAATCTATTACCAATCTGGCAGCTGCTGCAGCAGATATTCCCCAGGACCAGCTAGTGGTGATGCATCCCACTCCCCAGGTGGATGAACTGGATAGTCTGCCCATTCATCCTCCACCCAGCAACAGTGATGTGGATCCTGAGGGACAGAACTTGCCACTCTGA
- the BTBD10 gene encoding BTB/POZ domain-containing protein 10 isoform X2: MAGRPHPYDSNSSDPENCDRKLHSRPRKLCKHSSTSSRLAKGDCSKMSLHGASGGHERSRDRRRSSDRSRDSSHERLESQLTPCIRNVTSPTRQHQGEREKDHSSSRPSSPRPQKTSPNGSNSSLGNSSRNSSQSSSDGSCKNTGEMVFVYENAKEGARNIRTSERVTLIVDNTRFVVDPSVFTAQPNTMLGRMFGSGREHNFTRPNEKGEYEVAEGIGSTVFRAILDYYKTGVIRCPDGISIPELREACDYLCISFDYSTIKCRDLSALMHELSNDGARKQFEFYLEEMILPLMVASAQSGERECHIVVLTDDDVVDWDEEYPPQMGEEYSQIIYSTKLYRFFKYIENRDVAKSVLKERGLKKIRLGIEGYPTYKEKVKKRPGGRPEVIYNYVQRPFIRMSWEKEEGKSRHVDFQCVKSKSITNLAAAAADIPQDQLVVMHPTPQVDELDSLPIHPPPSNSDVDPEGQNLPL; the protein is encoded by the exons TACTTCATCTCGTCTTGCTAAAGGGGATTGCAGCAAAATGAGTCTCCATGGTGCTAGTGGTGGGCATGAAAGGTCACGTGACAGACGCAGATCAAGTGATAGATCACGTGATTCTTCACATGAAAGGTTAGAATCTCAGCTCACACCATGTATCAGAAATGTTACTTCCCCAACAAGACAACATCAAGGAG AGCGTGAGAAGGATCATAGCTCATCTCGGCCAAGCAGCCCTCGGCCTCAGAAAACATCTCCAAATGGTTCTAATAGTAGTCTTGGGAACAGCAGTAGAAACAGCAGCCAGTCAAGTTCAGATGGGAGTTGCAAGAATACTGGAGAAATGGTTTTTGTGTATGAAAATGCAAAAGAGGGAGCTCGGAACATACGAACCTCTGAGAGAGTAACACTTATAGTGGACAACACTCGATTTGTTGTAGATCCTTCTGTTTTTACTGCACAGCCAAATACAATGTTGGGCAG GATGTTTGGATCAGGAAGAGAGCATAATTTCACACGGCCCAATGAAAAGGGAGAGTATGAAGTGGCTGAAGGAATTGGCTCCACTGTATTTCGTGCTATTCTG GATTACTACAAGACTGGGGTGATCCGCTGTCCTGATGGAATATCTATACCTGAATTAAGGGAGGCTTGCGACTATCTCTGTATTTCTTTTGATTACAGTACTATCAAATGTAGAGACCTTA GTGCTCTTATGCATGAATTATCGAATGATGGTGCTCGGAAGCAGTTTGAATTTTACCTTGAAGAAATGATACTCCCATTGATGGTAGCCAGTGCTCAGAGTGGGGAAAGAGAGTGCCATATTGTGGTGCTCACTGATGATGATGTGGTTGATTGGGATGAAGAATATCCTCCACAGATGGGGGAGGAATATTCACAAA TTATTTATAGCACAAAATTGTATAGATTCTTCAAATACATTGAGAACAGAGATGTGGCCAAATCGGTTCTTAAGGAAAGAGGTCTCAAGAAGATTCGATTAGGTATAGAAG GTTACCCTACATACAAGGAGAAGGTTAAGAAACGGCCAGGTGGAAGGCCAGAGGTGATCTACAATTATGTCCAAAGACCTTTCATACGGATGtcatgggagaaggaggaagggaagagtcGGCATGTTGACTTCCAGTGTGTAAAAAGTAAATCTATTACCAATCTGGCAGCTGCTGCAGCAGATATTCCCCAGGACCAGCTAGTGGTGATGCATCCCACTCCCCAGGTGGATGAACTGGATAGTCTGCCCATTCATCCTCCACCCAGCAACAGTGATGTGGATCCTGAGGGACAGAACTTGCCACTCTGA
- the BTBD10 gene encoding BTB/POZ domain-containing protein 10 isoform X1 has product MPEDAELTSKPAAWKRADCLCTLVSIFSPCFCVSSLFYTESSTSSRLAKGDCSKMSLHGASGGHERSRDRRRSSDRSRDSSHERLESQLTPCIRNVTSPTRQHQGEREKDHSSSRPSSPRPQKTSPNGSNSSLGNSSRNSSQSSSDGSCKNTGEMVFVYENAKEGARNIRTSERVTLIVDNTRFVVDPSVFTAQPNTMLGRMFGSGREHNFTRPNEKGEYEVAEGIGSTVFRAILDYYKTGVIRCPDGISIPELREACDYLCISFDYSTIKCRDLSALMHELSNDGARKQFEFYLEEMILPLMVASAQSGERECHIVVLTDDDVVDWDEEYPPQMGEEYSQIIYSTKLYRFFKYIENRDVAKSVLKERGLKKIRLGIEGYPTYKEKVKKRPGGRPEVIYNYVQRPFIRMSWEKEEGKSRHVDFQCVKSKSITNLAAAAADIPQDQLVVMHPTPQVDELDSLPIHPPPSNSDVDPEGQNLPL; this is encoded by the exons TACTTCATCTCGTCTTGCTAAAGGGGATTGCAGCAAAATGAGTCTCCATGGTGCTAGTGGTGGGCATGAAAGGTCACGTGACAGACGCAGATCAAGTGATAGATCACGTGATTCTTCACATGAAAGGTTAGAATCTCAGCTCACACCATGTATCAGAAATGTTACTTCCCCAACAAGACAACATCAAGGAG AGCGTGAGAAGGATCATAGCTCATCTCGGCCAAGCAGCCCTCGGCCTCAGAAAACATCTCCAAATGGTTCTAATAGTAGTCTTGGGAACAGCAGTAGAAACAGCAGCCAGTCAAGTTCAGATGGGAGTTGCAAGAATACTGGAGAAATGGTTTTTGTGTATGAAAATGCAAAAGAGGGAGCTCGGAACATACGAACCTCTGAGAGAGTAACACTTATAGTGGACAACACTCGATTTGTTGTAGATCCTTCTGTTTTTACTGCACAGCCAAATACAATGTTGGGCAG GATGTTTGGATCAGGAAGAGAGCATAATTTCACACGGCCCAATGAAAAGGGAGAGTATGAAGTGGCTGAAGGAATTGGCTCCACTGTATTTCGTGCTATTCTG GATTACTACAAGACTGGGGTGATCCGCTGTCCTGATGGAATATCTATACCTGAATTAAGGGAGGCTTGCGACTATCTCTGTATTTCTTTTGATTACAGTACTATCAAATGTAGAGACCTTA GTGCTCTTATGCATGAATTATCGAATGATGGTGCTCGGAAGCAGTTTGAATTTTACCTTGAAGAAATGATACTCCCATTGATGGTAGCCAGTGCTCAGAGTGGGGAAAGAGAGTGCCATATTGTGGTGCTCACTGATGATGATGTGGTTGATTGGGATGAAGAATATCCTCCACAGATGGGGGAGGAATATTCACAAA TTATTTATAGCACAAAATTGTATAGATTCTTCAAATACATTGAGAACAGAGATGTGGCCAAATCGGTTCTTAAGGAAAGAGGTCTCAAGAAGATTCGATTAGGTATAGAAG GTTACCCTACATACAAGGAGAAGGTTAAGAAACGGCCAGGTGGAAGGCCAGAGGTGATCTACAATTATGTCCAAAGACCTTTCATACGGATGtcatgggagaaggaggaagggaagagtcGGCATGTTGACTTCCAGTGTGTAAAAAGTAAATCTATTACCAATCTGGCAGCTGCTGCAGCAGATATTCCCCAGGACCAGCTAGTGGTGATGCATCCCACTCCCCAGGTGGATGAACTGGATAGTCTGCCCATTCATCCTCCACCCAGCAACAGTGATGTGGATCCTGAGGGACAGAACTTGCCACTCTGA